From the Nodularia sp. NIES-3585 genome, one window contains:
- a CDS encoding DUF4276 family protein has protein sequence MMRVNIFVEGQTEETFVRELLYDHFQRQNIYLNPILVRTSSTSKGGIVSYEKIKKQLHRKCSEDSSAFVTTMFDLYALPQDFPGKDTLPNTNDPFRKAEYLEQKMSADIGHKNFIPNLLVHEFEGLLYSNPNAFKGWFGQSIVDQLQREREKFPSPEHINESPMTAPSKRIISCCPSSDKPLHGSLIAIDIGLDIIRQQCQHFDKWLTHLEKIILL, from the coding sequence ATGATGCGAGTCAATATTTTTGTGGAAGGACAAACAGAAGAAACTTTTGTCAGAGAATTACTTTATGACCACTTTCAGCGACAAAATATTTACCTGAATCCCATCTTGGTGCGAACTAGCTCAACAAGTAAAGGTGGTATAGTCAGCTATGAGAAAATCAAAAAGCAATTGCACAGAAAATGCTCGGAAGATAGTTCAGCATTCGTGACTACAATGTTCGATTTGTATGCATTACCCCAAGATTTTCCAGGAAAAGATACTTTACCAAATACTAATGACCCATTCAGAAAGGCTGAATATCTAGAACAAAAAATGAGCGCAGATATTGGACACAAAAATTTTATCCCCAATTTATTAGTACATGAGTTTGAGGGACTATTGTACAGTAATCCCAATGCTTTTAAGGGATGGTTTGGTCAAAGTATAGTAGACCAGCTACAGCGTGAGCGTGAAAAATTTCCTTCGCCTGAACATATCAATGAAAGTCCGATGACAGCACCATCCAAAAGAATTATTAGTTGCTGTCCTAGCTCTGATAAACCATTACATGGATCTCTAATTGCCATAGATATAGGACTAGATATAATTCGTCAACAGTGTCAGCATTTTGATAAATGGTTAACGCATCTAGAAAAAATTATATTATTGTAG